One Nitrospina watsonii DNA segment encodes these proteins:
- a CDS encoding D-alanine--D-alanine ligase, whose amino-acid sequence MQSLNDKTIGVLMGGLSQEREVSLTTGREVLNAIQRLGLKAVGIDADHDVMTKIKEASIDLAFVALHGTYGEDGTIQGLLEYAGIPYTGSGVLGSAVAYNKVTSKEIFMQNAIPTAPYQVLRQGERDAFQRQLELPVVVKPSDQGSSLGVTIVREAGEFEAALDLAFRYTEEVVIEQFIDGKLLAIGMHGEQPMPIVHIRPKSGFYDYESKYTQGKTEYLCPAALTMVERETCQQVATGTFKILKGRGFPRVDVILSDDGVPYVLEMNTVPGMTPTSLLPMAAKEAGLSFDDLVLEILKTAQRDYTD is encoded by the coding sequence GTGCAGTCATTGAACGACAAAACCATCGGCGTCCTGATGGGCGGCCTGTCGCAGGAACGGGAGGTGTCGCTGACCACGGGCCGCGAAGTGCTGAACGCAATTCAGCGGCTGGGCCTGAAGGCGGTCGGCATCGACGCCGATCACGATGTGATGACGAAGATCAAAGAAGCGTCCATCGACCTCGCATTCGTCGCCCTGCACGGCACCTACGGCGAGGACGGCACCATTCAGGGCCTTCTCGAATACGCCGGCATCCCGTACACCGGGTCCGGCGTGCTGGGCAGCGCGGTGGCCTACAACAAGGTCACCTCCAAGGAGATTTTCATGCAGAACGCCATCCCGACGGCACCGTACCAGGTCCTGCGCCAGGGCGAACGCGACGCGTTCCAGCGGCAGTTGGAGTTGCCGGTGGTGGTGAAACCGTCGGACCAGGGATCGAGCCTCGGCGTCACCATCGTGCGCGAGGCGGGAGAGTTCGAGGCGGCGCTCGACCTGGCGTTCCGCTACACGGAGGAAGTGGTGATCGAACAGTTCATCGACGGCAAACTGCTGGCCATCGGCATGCACGGCGAACAGCCGATGCCGATCGTGCACATCCGGCCCAAGTCGGGGTTCTACGATTACGAATCGAAGTACACGCAAGGCAAGACCGAGTACCTCTGTCCGGCGGCGTTGACCATGGTGGAACGGGAAACCTGCCAGCAGGTGGCCACCGGCACGTTCAAGATTCTGAAGGGACGCGGTTTCCCGCGCGTCGATGTCATCCTCTCCGACGACGGCGTGCCATATGTGCTGGAGATGAACACGGTGCCGGGCATGACGCCGACCAGCCTGCTGCCGATGGCGGCGAAAGAGGCGGGCCTGTCGTTCGACGACCTGGTACTGGAAATTTTGAAAACCGCACAACGCGATTACACGGACTGA
- the murB gene encoding UDP-N-acetylmuramate dehydrogenase, giving the protein MLNDPWKSRLIRFAHMNHGHNVHFATVTDVPKTILGKKFFKRNAMTRSMKWLDTLQGEVRQNELMSRHTSLCVGGPADYFIIPKSLEDIKTILKNRGEMPVFVLGEGTNLLVADRGISGIVISIKEIFKAIQTPIFSRLSSGEEVASVRVGAGAKMSYLVKYLAKYSLTGIEDLVGIPGSLGGAVVMNAGADGTEIGDVIRSVTRINDDGEVEVLTREELVFQYRKTTFPTPGGIVIEAELKLKKGDHMAVQKAIDQHLDRRRQKQPLTLPNSGSVFKNPEGDTAGRLIEEAGLKGFSIGDAAVSIKHANFIVNQGGAAAADILELIETVQKVVKDKTGIDLETEIVVTGDWD; this is encoded by the coding sequence ATGCTGAACGATCCCTGGAAATCCAGACTCATCCGTTTCGCCCACATGAATCACGGGCACAACGTCCACTTTGCAACCGTCACCGATGTGCCCAAAACCATACTCGGGAAAAAATTTTTCAAGAGAAACGCCATGACCCGATCCATGAAATGGCTGGATACCCTTCAGGGAGAAGTGCGCCAGAACGAACTGATGTCCCGGCACACGTCTCTTTGCGTGGGCGGCCCGGCCGACTACTTCATCATTCCCAAGAGCCTTGAAGACATCAAAACCATTTTGAAGAACCGGGGCGAGATGCCGGTCTTCGTGCTGGGAGAAGGCACCAACCTGCTGGTCGCCGACCGCGGCATCAGCGGCATCGTCATCTCCATCAAGGAAATATTCAAAGCCATCCAGACGCCGATCTTCTCGCGCCTGTCGAGCGGCGAGGAAGTCGCCTCCGTGCGCGTTGGCGCGGGCGCCAAGATGTCCTACCTCGTCAAGTACCTGGCCAAGTACTCGCTGACCGGGATCGAAGACCTGGTCGGCATCCCGGGATCGCTGGGCGGCGCGGTGGTGATGAACGCCGGGGCCGACGGCACCGAGATCGGCGACGTCATCCGCAGCGTCACGCGCATCAACGACGACGGCGAAGTGGAAGTGCTGACGCGTGAGGAACTGGTGTTCCAGTACCGCAAAACCACCTTCCCCACACCGGGCGGCATCGTCATCGAAGCCGAACTGAAACTGAAAAAAGGCGACCACATGGCCGTGCAGAAAGCCATCGACCAGCACCTCGACCGCAGGCGGCAAAAACAGCCGCTGACGCTGCCCAACTCCGGCTCCGTATTCAAGAACCCGGAAGGCGACACCGCCGGGCGACTGATCGAAGAGGCGGGCCTGAAAGGCTTCAGCATCGGCGATGCGGCGGTCTCCATCAAGCACGCCAACTTCATCGTCAACCAGGGCGGAGCCGCAGCCGCCGACATCCTGGAGTTGATCGAAACCGTGCAGAAGGTGGTGAAAGACAAAACCGGCATCGATCTCGAAACCGAGATCGTGGTCACCGGCGACTGGGATTGA